GCGCGGCCTCATTTTTCCCCTTGCGCGACACGAACATGGTAGCAATGTTGCAGTCGTCGTGGGCGATAACCGAGGCGATAAAAGCAATGGAGCCCGGCACATCCTGGGCATCGACGATGAGCGTGTGCAGCGAGCCCGAAAAGTCGCAGCCAAAGCCATCGACCTCCACAATGCGAATAACGCCGCCGCCCCGGCTCTGGCCCATTACCTCGACCTGGTGGCCATCGGGTCCAGTAAGGTTGAGCTTAATCGTATTCGGGTGCAGCGTCGAGGCATTGCCCACGCTCTGAAACGTATACTGCAAGCCCGCCTCGGCGGCGTGGTCGAAAGCCGTGCGGATGCGCGTATCGTCGGTGGCATAGCCCAGCAGGCCAGCCACGATGGCGCGGTCGGAGCCGTGGCCCTCGTAAGTGCGGGCAAACGAGTTGTAAAACGTGATAACCGCCTCGGTAGGCAGCGCCCCCAGGATGCGGATGGCGGCCCGCGCAATGCGCACCACGCCGGCCGTGTGCGACGAGCTGGGCCCAATCATCACCGGTCCTATCATGTCAAAAATGCTGGATTTTTCGGCCACCTGAAGAGAATTATGAGTTATAAATTATGAGTTATGAATTGGAAAAGCGAGCCCAGCGCCCGGTTCGCTATTCCGGTTATACTTCATGCCTCTCAACGCCCCAAAAGTAGCGGGCGCCAGCCCATCGGCCGGTGCCCAGCCCGCCCTGCCGATATTTGCGCCGCTCACCACTCCCCCGCCGATGGCTCCTTCGCCTCCCTCCCCTGCCTCGCCCGAAGCCGAGTTTTCGCCGGCTGTGCTGGCCCAGCTGCGCCGCCTGCAGGCCCGGTACGCTCCCGATGGCCAGGACCTGGCCGCTTACCTGGAAGGCCTGTATCACGCTGACTACGTGAATTATTGGGACTACATCGAGCTCGATACGCTGCTGAGCCTGCAGCGCCCGCTCACCAAGTTTCCCGACGAGAAAATCTTCATCATCTACCACCAGATTACGGAGCTGTATTTCAAGCTCTGCCTGCACGAGTACGAGCAGCTGGGTGCCCTGGCCGAGCCCACACTGGGTGAAGTGGTGCTGCGCCTGGGCCGCGTAAACCGCTACTTCGAGAACCTCATCGACTCGTTCGACGTGATGGTGGATGGCATGGACAAGCAGCAGTTTCTGCAGTTTCGAATGAGTTTGATGCCCGCCTCGGGCTTCCAGAGCGTGCAGTACCGCTTTATTGAAATTGCCAGCACGGCCCTCGAAAACCTGGTGCCCGCCGAGAAGCGCCGCCTGCTCGGCGACGCGCCCACCCACGAGGAGTTTATGGGTTGCATCTACTGGCAGGCCGGCGCCACCGTGGAGGAAACCGGCGCCAAGGCCCTGACCCTGGTCGAGTTTGAGCGCAAGTACACCGGCCAGCTCGTGGCCCACGCCCGGCACTTCGAGCACCGCAACGCCTGGGCCGTGGTGCAGCGCCTGCCCGAGGCCGACCGCCGCCACCCGCGCCTGGTGCGCGCCCTCAAGCAGCTCGATGTGAACGTGAACGTAAACTGGCCGCTGATGCACTACAAGTCGGCCGTGCGCTACCTCCAGCGCGACCCCACCGACGTGCCCGCCACCGGCGGCACCAACTGGCGGAACTACCTGCCGCCCAAGTTTCAGCGCCGCATCTTCTACCCGCAGCTGTGGAGCGCCCAGGAATTGGAGGAATGGGGCAAGGGATGGGTGGAAAAGGTGCTGGAGGAAATTATCACGGCTTAATTAATCACTTCGCACTTGAAGCCCATGAGACTACATTTATCAGAAAACCAATTACAAACTCAAATTAGGTATTTTGCCTACTATGAAATAGCATCAGGCATTCTCACAACTGGTTTTGTTGTGTTTTTATTGGCTCAGACTACAAGTTTATTAGGGCTGGCATTACTACTATACGTAGGTTTCTTAGCCTTGACTGGCTTCACTATCTACTGTGGCTATCTTACGCTAAAGCACCCCTATCGGGGCTTGCAATTAAGTAGAATTAGTTTGATGACTCAATTTTTAGGATTCGCTGCCGGAGGCTATTCATTCCGATATTTTGCTGGACCATTTTTGGCTATCAGCGCCGACTTAACCAATGACCTAATTCTTCGGGCTGAGTTTGCTTTCGGAGAATTTAATTTCAAGATTAATGGCTCATCTGACACACTACTATTATCTATCAATGCGGTGGCAATGTTATTGTTTTGGCGCACAACCTTTTGGTTAAACGAATGGCATATCCGTTATATTAAAACTCGAGTTTTATTGGCTGAATAACTATTTTATAAATAAAAATAATTTGTAAATTATATTATTTAAACTGATTTACTATTATTCCTCCTCAATTAGTGCTTACTACTCGTCTGACGTCTCTCGTCCTGCTAGTCCTGCTAGCCCCCGCCACCTCCTTCGCCCAAGTCGTTACGCCCGACTCACCGCTGCCCCGGCTGCTGGCCGAGCGCAAGGTGCTCACCCGCCAGTATGCCGAGGCTAACGCGCAGCGCCACGGCCTGCTGGGTCTCAGCAACAAGCCTTCTAAAAAGGACTTGCAGGACGTGGTAGATGCCCTGCAAGGCATCGTGAACAAGGACGAGCAGATAGTGGCCGCGCTCAATGAAACGGCCGCGCAGGCCCAGACCACCGCTGCCCAGCTTCAAACCACGACCACGACGCTGCAAAACACCGGCCGCGACGACCGCAACCTCACCGCCCAGCGCCTCAGCGAGTTGCAGGACGAGCAGCAGAACCTGCAAGAGCGCCTGCGCCAGGCCACCGACAAGCAGCGCACGCTGGAAGCCGACCTGCACGAAGCCCAGCAGGGCCGCACCGTGCGCGATGGCTTGGTGGTGGCCCTGGCGCTAGCCTGCGCGGGGCTGGTTTTTTGGCGGCGGCGGCGCTAGGCCAGCCGGGCGCCGGCCCTAACTTGGGCTGCCAAGTACGCCCCCCGGTTGCCGCCCATGATACCCTTTTCCGAAGACCAGGCCACGGCCCTCGTCACCGACCCCGGCACGCTGAAGCGCGGCCAGGAGCTGGCTAGCCCGGCCAACTGGGCCGGCCTGGGCCGTACCAATACGGCCGCCTGGGGCGAGTGCGCCGGCAGCGGCAGCCGCCCCTACCTCACGGGTATCGACCTCACGGAGCCGGCGTTTAAGTGCTCGTGCCCGAGCCAGGTGTTTCCGTGCAAGCACGGGGCCGGGTTGTTGCTGCTACTGGCCCGGCAGCCGGCGCTGCTGGCACCCGGCGTGCCGCCCGCCTGGCTGGCCGAGTGGCTGGCCCGTCGCCAAAGCAAAAGCGCAGCACAAGCGGCGGCTAAACCCGCCAAAAAGCCAGCTACCGGCGCCACCGAAGCTAGCCCGCCGGCCGCCGCTCCCGCACCCGCCGCCCTATCCAGCGCCACCCAGCAAAAGCGCGAAGCACAGCGCCAGGCCCGCATGCAGACCGGCGCCGAAGACCTCGAAACCTGGCTGCTCGACCTGCTGCGCGCCGGCCTGGCCGACCTCGCCGGCAAGCCTCGCAGCCTGTGGGAAAACCAGGCCGCCCGCCTCGTTGACAACCAGCTGCCCGGCCTGGCCGCCGCCTTGCGCGAGCTGGCCGACTACCCCACCGCCGGCCCGGCCTGGGCCGCCCGCCTGCTAGCCCGCCTCGGCGAAATCTACCTGCTGCTGCGCACCTTTCTGAACCGCGAAAACCTGGCGCCCGCCGCCCGGCAGGACGTGGCTCAGCACGTCGGCCTCACGCTCAAAAAAGAAGTGCTGCTGGCTGACCCGGCCGCCCTCGCCATTGCGGATACCTGGCTGGTGCTGGGCCAGCATACCTGGCCCGAAGAGCGCCTCACCGGCCGCCGCAGCTGGCTGCATGGCCAACACTCGGGTCGCTTAGCGCTGCTGCTGGAATTTGCGTTTGGCAGCCGGGCGTTTGCCACGATGCTCGTGCCGCAAGCGAGGTACGCGGGCGAATTGGTGTTTTATCCGGGTTTGCTGCGGCTGCGGGCGGTAGCCAGCGCCAGCCTCGCGCGCCGGTCCGATGCGGCAGGCGGCTGGCCCGCGCCCCGCACTCTGGCTAGCCTGCTCGACGCCTATGCCGCCAGCCTGGCCCGCCAGCCGTGGCTGCGTGAACTACCGGCCAGCGTATGGGCCACAGTGGGCCGGAGCGCGGCGGGCACCTGGCAGCTGCACGACCCTGCGACGGGTGCGGCCCTGCCCCTGACGCTACCCGACGGGCTACGCGGCTGGCACCTGCTGGCCCTGAGCGGTGGGCAGCCCCTGGCCTTGTTTGGCGAGTGGGACGGCCAGGCGTTTCGCGTGCTCAGCTATTGGTGGGCGAAACCAGCCGGGGTGCTGCCAGTGCCCGCCGCCAGCCCCAGTGCGCCAACAGCGCCCGCCCCACCTCCGGCCAATCCCTGGCCTACGCTGCTGCGCGTGGCGTTGTTAGGCACTCGGCAAAGCACCGAGGCCCTGCCCAGCCTGGATTTGGGCGACTTTCCGGCGGCCGACAGCCGCGAGCAGCAGCTTTTGCTGAGTGCCGGCACGCTGGCATTGCTGCGCAAAGCTGGCTTCCAGTTGGTGGCTAGCCCCCTGCCAGCGCCGGCCCCACCCGAAACCCGGCCGCTGGTGGGGCCAGCGGGCCACGCGCTGCTGCGCCAGCTGCTGAGCCGCCCGCATTATCGCCCGCTCCTCAGCGACTATTTGCAGAATATGGGCCAGCACCAGCGGGTAGTGCCCCCCGCGCTGCTTGCCAAGGTACTGGGCTGGGTGCAGGAGCAACCCTGGGCCGCACCATTCGTGGAGGAAGCGCTGGGTGAGCGGGGCCGCTGGCTAGCCGCCCAAAACTCCGCTTGGCACTTCATCCTAGTTGCCGCCACCCAGCACGTGCCCACCGAGGCCGACTGGCTCACCGGCCCCCCGCCGCGCCGCCGGCTTTACCTCGAGCAGCAACTACTTGCTGACCCGGGCCACGCGGCCCGGCTACTGGCCGAAACCCTGCCGCAAGAACCCGCCGCCACGCAAGTAGCCCTGCTGGGCGCACTCGACGCATTGCCGCTAGCCGCCCCACTGCCCACCGAGTTTGGGCCGGTGCTGGAGCCGGTGCTCATCAGCCGGGCTAAAGAGGTGCGCCAAACGGCCGCCCGCTGGCTAGCCCGCACCGCCGAAAATCCGCTGCTGCCGCGCCTGTGGGGCCGCGCGGCGCCGCTCATCAAACATAAAACCAAGCTGCTGGGCCGCGATACGCTGGCCATCACCCTGCCCACCTGGTCGGCCGAGTGGCAGCGCGACGGCATCGAGCAGAAAAATACGGACTACGCCGGGGGCGAAAAAGCCGCGCAGCTCGGCCAGCTGCTAGCCCTGCTGCCGCCCAGCTTTTGGGCCACGGCCTGGGGCGTGAGCGCCACCCAGGCCGTGGCCCTGGCGGCCGCCTCCGAGTGGGCGGCGGTACTACTGCCGGCCTGGCTGCGGGCCGCCCGCCTGCACCACGATGCCGAGTTTGCACTGGCCCTGCTGCTGCACGAGGCTAGCCAGCCCAGCCTGCCGCCCAAGTCGCGCCTGCTGGTCGAAGCCTCGTGGGTGCTGGCGCCCGGTCAAAAAGAAACCTGGCTGCTGGCCGCGCTCCCGGCCTCGGCCGCCGCACTGCCGCCTGGCAATGGCTGGGCCCACTGGCTGCCGCTGGCCGCGCAGCCCTGGTCGGCGGCGCTGTGGCAGCGGGCGCTGCCGCTGCTGCGGGCGGCCCTGCGCCAGCCGGCGTCGTGGGCACCCGAGCAAACCGACCTCGACCAGGCCGTGCGCAGCCTGCTGTTTGCGCTAGGGTCTAGTGACGAGCCCGGCCTGCTGGCCCACCTCCCCACCGGCCTGGGCGAGCTCTCCGAGGTGCAGCCCCGCTTTGCCGAAGAAGTGGCGCAGGTGCTGGAGCTGCTGGAGCTGCGTCCTCGCTTGACCGCTAGCTTGCTGGAAGGACCTAACTCTTAATTAGATGACCTAACTTACTACCTAACCCCAGAAGCACGTCATGCTTCCCTGTGGTCAGCATGACGTGCTTTTTTGCCTTGCTCACTGTTGACTACCATTAGCACTCACTTAAGAAATGACCGCCCTCCGCCCCCACGTCGAAGACCTGTACGCCGAAGAGCTGGCCGCCCTGCGCGCCGCCGACGACCGCCCCAAGCCGCCGGGCTGGCAGCTGTCGCCCTGGGCGGTGGTGACGTATGTGCTAGGGGGGAAGCTGGATAACGGCTTCGAGGTTGAACCCAAATACATCGGCCAGCGGCGACTCATGGAAATAGCGGTGGCCACGCTAGCCACCGACCGCGCCCTGCTGCTGCTGGGCGTGCCCGGCACCGCCAAAAGCTGGGTGAGCGAGCACCTGGCCGCCGCCATCAGCGGGCACACCAACCTGC
The genomic region above belongs to Hymenobacter sp. BRD128 and contains:
- the sdaAB gene encoding L-serine ammonia-lyase, iron-sulfur-dependent subunit beta, producing the protein MAEKSSIFDMIGPVMIGPSSSHTAGVVRIARAAIRILGALPTEAVITFYNSFARTYEGHGSDRAIVAGLLGYATDDTRIRTAFDHAAEAGLQYTFQSVGNASTLHPNTIKLNLTGPDGHQVEVMGQSRGGGVIRIVEVDGFGCDFSGSLHTLIVDAQDVPGSIAFIASVIAHDDCNIATMFVSRKGKNEAARQFIEMDSAINDLTLAYLRHLSWVQRITYIPTLE
- a CDS encoding tryptophan 2,3-dioxygenase family protein; amino-acid sequence: MPLNAPKVAGASPSAGAQPALPIFAPLTTPPPMAPSPPSPASPEAEFSPAVLAQLRRLQARYAPDGQDLAAYLEGLYHADYVNYWDYIELDTLLSLQRPLTKFPDEKIFIIYHQITELYFKLCLHEYEQLGALAEPTLGEVVLRLGRVNRYFENLIDSFDVMVDGMDKQQFLQFRMSLMPASGFQSVQYRFIEIASTALENLVPAEKRRLLGDAPTHEEFMGCIYWQAGATVEETGAKALTLVEFERKYTGQLVAHARHFEHRNAWAVVQRLPEADRRHPRLVRALKQLDVNVNVNWPLMHYKSAVRYLQRDPTDVPATGGTNWRNYLPPKFQRRIFYPQLWSAQELEEWGKGWVEKVLEEIITA
- a CDS encoding DUF5691 domain-containing protein, coding for MIPFSEDQATALVTDPGTLKRGQELASPANWAGLGRTNTAAWGECAGSGSRPYLTGIDLTEPAFKCSCPSQVFPCKHGAGLLLLLARQPALLAPGVPPAWLAEWLARRQSKSAAQAAAKPAKKPATGATEASPPAAAPAPAALSSATQQKREAQRQARMQTGAEDLETWLLDLLRAGLADLAGKPRSLWENQAARLVDNQLPGLAAALRELADYPTAGPAWAARLLARLGEIYLLLRTFLNRENLAPAARQDVAQHVGLTLKKEVLLADPAALAIADTWLVLGQHTWPEERLTGRRSWLHGQHSGRLALLLEFAFGSRAFATMLVPQARYAGELVFYPGLLRLRAVASASLARRSDAAGGWPAPRTLASLLDAYAASLARQPWLRELPASVWATVGRSAAGTWQLHDPATGAALPLTLPDGLRGWHLLALSGGQPLALFGEWDGQAFRVLSYWWAKPAGVLPVPAASPSAPTAPAPPPANPWPTLLRVALLGTRQSTEALPSLDLGDFPAADSREQQLLLSAGTLALLRKAGFQLVASPLPAPAPPETRPLVGPAGHALLRQLLSRPHYRPLLSDYLQNMGQHQRVVPPALLAKVLGWVQEQPWAAPFVEEALGERGRWLAAQNSAWHFILVAATQHVPTEADWLTGPPPRRRLYLEQQLLADPGHAARLLAETLPQEPAATQVALLGALDALPLAAPLPTEFGPVLEPVLISRAKEVRQTAARWLARTAENPLLPRLWGRAAPLIKHKTKLLGRDTLAITLPTWSAEWQRDGIEQKNTDYAGGEKAAQLGQLLALLPPSFWATAWGVSATQAVALAAASEWAAVLLPAWLRAARLHHDAEFALALLLHEASQPSLPPKSRLLVEASWVLAPGQKETWLLAALPASAAALPPGNGWAHWLPLAAQPWSAALWQRALPLLRAALRQPASWAPEQTDLDQAVRSLLFALGSSDEPGLLAHLPTGLGELSEVQPRFAEEVAQVLELLELRPRLTASLLEGPNS